The Actinocatenispora sera genome has a window encoding:
- a CDS encoding class I SAM-dependent methyltransferase: MTQLTDRRILVTESYPDGRNLAARASIYRYRRPPLDLAAAVLAELPARRGLVVDVGCGNGKYTGRLRAERPELDVLALDLSAGMAGTVGAPAAVADATRLPLADGVAAGVICAHMLYHVPDPAAAVAELARVRAADGTVLITTNAADDKAEITALWRAAAARATGADHEIPDVTEHCDLDRAQRLAESVFTEVRRIDLAGEVSVPEPAPVLAFLDSQRSITGRGLPVDEVLAAAHELVAGTIAATGAYRFGTHVGILVCR; encoded by the coding sequence ATGACGCAGCTGACCGATCGGCGCATCCTCGTCACCGAGTCGTACCCGGACGGTCGCAACCTGGCCGCCCGCGCCTCGATCTACCGGTACCGCCGGCCGCCGCTGGACCTGGCCGCCGCGGTACTCGCGGAGTTGCCGGCCCGGCGCGGCCTGGTCGTCGACGTGGGCTGCGGCAACGGCAAGTACACCGGCCGGCTGCGGGCCGAGCGGCCCGAGCTCGACGTGCTGGCGCTGGATCTGTCCGCCGGGATGGCCGGTACGGTCGGCGCGCCCGCGGCGGTCGCCGACGCGACCCGGCTGCCGCTGGCCGACGGCGTCGCCGCCGGCGTGATCTGCGCGCACATGCTTTACCACGTACCCGATCCGGCCGCCGCGGTGGCCGAACTGGCCCGGGTACGGGCGGCCGACGGCACGGTGCTGATCACCACGAACGCGGCCGACGACAAGGCCGAGATCACCGCGCTGTGGCGGGCCGCGGCGGCGCGAGCGACCGGCGCCGACCACGAGATCCCGGATGTCACCGAGCACTGCGACCTCGACCGGGCGCAGCGGCTGGCCGAGTCGGTGTTCACCGAGGTGCGCCGGATCGACCTGGCCGGCGAGGTGTCGGTACCGGAACCGGCGCCGGTACTGGCATTCCTGGACTCACAGCGGTCCATCACCGGCCGCGGGCTGCCGGTCGACGAGGTGCTCGCGGCGGCGCACGAGCTGGTGGCCGGCACGATCGCGGCGACCGGCGCGTACCGCTTCGGTACCCACGTCGGCATCCTCGTCTGTCGCTGA
- a CDS encoding arylamine N-acetyltransferase family protein: MDARPGTSSADFAGYLARLGFGGTALPPTYETLAALHRAHVERIAYECIDHHVPRATPLAASESVARLTAGRGGYCFHLNGAFSELLRHLGFAVTRHRAAVRHAADGPVERDHHLALTVVADGMPYLADVGLGDGIHDPLPLRPGSYTQGPYTYTVGRTGAGWRFTHDPRGSFRMFEFDDAPARLPDDFAAVHEWFATSPESGFVRTLTVQRRDAAGTDVLRGCVLRRTDATGETSHEIDTAEEWYATMTGLFGLDLGDLDAATRERLWTKTRTAHLAWRASREAPDGVRSSGTGPAGAVRRVGDHE; this comes from the coding sequence ATGGACGCACGCCCCGGTACGAGCAGCGCCGACTTCGCCGGCTACCTGGCCCGGCTCGGGTTCGGCGGCACCGCGCTGCCGCCGACCTACGAGACCCTGGCCGCGCTGCATCGCGCGCACGTCGAACGCATCGCGTACGAGTGCATCGACCACCACGTGCCCCGGGCCACGCCGCTGGCGGCGAGCGAGTCGGTCGCCCGGCTCACCGCCGGCCGCGGCGGGTACTGCTTCCACCTCAACGGCGCCTTCTCCGAGCTGCTGCGCCACCTGGGGTTCGCGGTCACCCGGCACCGGGCGGCGGTCCGGCACGCCGCCGACGGGCCGGTCGAGCGCGACCACCATCTCGCCCTCACCGTCGTCGCCGACGGCATGCCCTACCTCGCCGACGTCGGGCTCGGCGACGGCATCCACGACCCGCTGCCGCTGCGCCCCGGCAGCTACACCCAGGGGCCGTACACCTACACGGTCGGCCGGACGGGCGCCGGCTGGCGGTTCACCCACGACCCGCGCGGCTCGTTCCGGATGTTCGAGTTCGACGACGCGCCGGCCCGGCTGCCCGACGACTTCGCCGCCGTCCACGAGTGGTTCGCCACCTCGCCGGAGTCCGGCTTCGTGCGTACCCTCACCGTCCAGCGGCGGGACGCGGCCGGCACCGACGTGCTGCGCGGCTGCGTGCTTCGCCGTACCGACGCGACCGGCGAGACCAGCCACGAGATCGACACCGCAGAGGAGTGGTACGCCACGATGACCGGCCTGTTCGGGCTGGATCTCGGCGACCTCGACGCGGCCACCCGCGAGCGGCTCTGGACGAAGACCCGTACCGCGCACCTGGCCTGGCGGGCGTCCCGCGAAGCCCCGGACGGCGTCCGGTCCTCCGGCACGGGACCGGCCGGGGCAGTCCGTAGGGTTGGTGACCATGAGTGA
- the mptB gene encoding polyprenol phosphomannose-dependent alpha 1,6 mannosyltransferase MptB, with the protein MVQGEPATRADRPGWWGTEAVRGRVIGLAGAVLLAVAGYTVGAVEGGVPYGRLPSAHLLAQPRYAIGTACWIVGLAGLLIGWLILRRPARAGLLSARWVVVTTLSWAVPLLLAPPLASRDVYAYAAQGELYAHGLDPYHSGPAALPSRWLAEMSPSWRDSPAPYGPLALLIARLAAVVSGGHLTIALGVLRIVALLGVLLLAVYLPRLARLAGVDPGAACWLGLASPLVAIHLVSGAHSDALMLGLLVTGLALAAQRRPVVGGSGSRAPRVSKRAVLAGVALGLAAAVKVTALLAVPFAVLLVLPALTGRVRLARAAVSVVAGAVVAFGATTAAAGLGFGWASAAFGAEASVQWTSLSTGVGMALGFPLRVLGLPGAGGVLTVSRDLALFVLLPIVLVALWWPIRRGADTRTALARTGWAFAALLAASPTVHPWYLLWPVVILAAAVRDRRVVAGMVAVTVLMTVLVLPDGYNLARVTAWLGAPLDVAIVVGLTWLAVRRRRRVTAV; encoded by the coding sequence GTGGTGCAGGGTGAGCCGGCGACGCGCGCCGATCGGCCGGGGTGGTGGGGCACCGAGGCGGTCCGGGGACGGGTGATCGGGCTTGCCGGGGCGGTGCTGCTCGCGGTGGCCGGGTACACGGTCGGCGCGGTCGAGGGCGGGGTGCCGTACGGGCGGTTGCCGTCGGCGCACCTGCTGGCGCAGCCGCGGTACGCGATCGGGACGGCGTGCTGGATCGTCGGGCTGGCCGGACTGCTGATCGGCTGGCTGATACTGCGCCGGCCGGCCCGCGCCGGGCTGTTGAGCGCGCGCTGGGTGGTGGTCACGACGCTGTCGTGGGCGGTGCCGCTGCTGCTGGCGCCGCCGCTGGCCAGCCGGGACGTGTACGCCTACGCCGCGCAGGGTGAGCTGTACGCGCACGGGCTCGACCCGTACCACTCGGGGCCGGCGGCACTGCCGTCGCGCTGGCTGGCCGAGATGTCACCGTCCTGGCGGGACAGCCCCGCGCCGTACGGGCCGCTGGCGCTGCTGATCGCCCGGCTCGCCGCGGTCGTCTCCGGCGGCCACCTGACGATCGCCCTCGGGGTACTGCGGATCGTCGCGCTGCTCGGTGTGCTGCTGCTTGCGGTGTACCTACCGCGACTGGCCCGGCTCGCCGGGGTCGACCCGGGTGCTGCCTGCTGGCTGGGGTTGGCGAGCCCGCTGGTCGCGATCCATCTGGTGTCCGGCGCGCACAGCGACGCGCTGATGCTCGGGCTGCTGGTGACCGGCCTGGCCCTGGCGGCGCAGCGCCGGCCCGTCGTGGGTGGTTCGGGATCCCGCGCGCCACGGGTCTCGAAACGCGCGGTGCTGGCGGGGGTGGCGCTGGGGTTGGCCGCCGCGGTGAAGGTGACCGCGCTGCTTGCGGTGCCGTTCGCGGTGTTGCTGGTGCTGCCGGCGCTGACCGGGCGGGTACGGCTGGCGCGCGCGGCGGTGTCGGTGGTCGCCGGGGCGGTCGTGGCGTTCGGTGCGACGACCGCGGCGGCGGGGCTCGGGTTCGGCTGGGCGTCGGCGGCGTTCGGCGCCGAGGCGAGCGTGCAGTGGACCTCGCTGTCCACCGGCGTCGGCATGGCGCTGGGGTTCCCGCTGCGGGTGCTCGGGCTGCCCGGTGCCGGCGGCGTGCTGACCGTCAGCCGGGACCTCGCCCTGTTCGTCCTGCTGCCGATCGTGCTCGTCGCGCTGTGGTGGCCGATCCGGCGGGGTGCGGACACCCGGACCGCGCTGGCCCGTACCGGCTGGGCGTTCGCGGCGCTGCTCGCGGCCTCGCCGACGGTGCACCCGTGGTACCTGCTGTGGCCGGTCGTGATCCTCGCCGCGGCGGTGCGCGACCGGCGGGTGGTGGCCGGGATGGTGGCGGTCACCGTGCTGATGACGGTGCTGGTGCTGCCCGACGGGTACAACCTGGCCCGGGTCACCGCGTGGCTCGGCGCGCCGCTGGATGTGGCGATCGTGGTCGGGCTGACCTGGCTCGCGGTGCGCCGGCGCCGGCGGGTGACGGCGGTATGA
- a CDS encoding deoxyribonuclease IV, giving the protein MRFGAHVTTGGALATVPYRAAEIGAECVQIFVGNPRGWRFVPPSDEAIEGFRKGCAETGVEPFVHCMYLVNYGTADDTLRQRSIAALADTMRVADELGVTGVVTHLGSHKKTGFASVLDRLCDGLSAGLAASRHTLLLPENSAGQGDTIGSITELGAIVHRLGDDRVGVCLDTAHLLAAGHEIRTRAGLDALAAEFDAAIGLPRLRVLHLNDSKTDLGSRVDRHQNIGDGYIGAAGFAQFVNHPAFADLPGLLEVPGLAGKGPDAANLERLRALVRRAGQQPRPRRR; this is encoded by the coding sequence ATGCGGTTCGGGGCGCACGTCACGACCGGCGGCGCGCTCGCGACGGTGCCGTACCGGGCGGCGGAGATCGGCGCCGAGTGCGTGCAGATCTTCGTGGGCAACCCGCGCGGCTGGCGGTTCGTACCGCCGAGCGACGAGGCGATCGAGGGGTTCCGCAAGGGCTGCGCCGAGACCGGCGTCGAGCCGTTCGTGCACTGCATGTACCTGGTGAACTACGGCACCGCCGACGACACGCTGCGGCAACGGTCGATCGCCGCGCTGGCCGACACCATGCGGGTCGCCGACGAGTTGGGCGTCACCGGCGTCGTGACGCATCTCGGTTCGCACAAGAAAACCGGCTTCGCCAGCGTGCTGGACCGGCTCTGCGACGGGCTTTCCGCCGGCCTCGCCGCCAGCCGGCACACCCTGCTGCTGCCGGAGAACTCGGCCGGGCAGGGCGACACGATCGGCTCGATCACCGAGCTGGGCGCGATCGTGCACCGGCTCGGCGACGACCGGGTCGGCGTCTGTCTGGACACCGCGCACCTGCTCGCCGCCGGCCACGAGATCCGTACCCGGGCCGGGCTGGACGCGCTCGCCGCCGAGTTCGACGCCGCGATCGGGCTGCCCCGACTGCGGGTGCTGCACCTCAACGACTCCAAGACCGACCTGGGCTCGCGGGTCGACCGACACCAGAACATCGGCGACGGGTACATCGGCGCGGCCGGGTTCGCGCAGTTCGTCAACCACCCGGCGTTCGCCGACCTGCCCGGGCTGCTGGAGGTGCCGGGACTCGCCGGCAAGGGCCCCGACGCCGCCAACCTGGAACGCCTCCGGGCGCTCGTGCGCCGGGCTGGCCAGCAGCCGCGGCCTCGACGCCGGTAG
- a CDS encoding NAD(P)-dependent oxidoreductase, protein MSRITVIGGTGYAGSAIVAEAAARGHQVIAVSRSRPTAPIPNVTYVHGDVTDPATLSTPVEGADVVVAAVAPRGSRADTWREVHRTIARLADAAGVPLFVVGGYSSLRPAPGADRFVTDLSDIPAELHDEIRGGAAFVIEDLPATPATLDWVFVSPPRGFGAHAPGERLGTYRLGDDVAVAPEDGGAISAADYALGFVDLIEKGDHHRAQVNLAH, encoded by the coding sequence GTGTCTCGCATCACCGTCATCGGCGGTACCGGTTACGCCGGCTCGGCCATCGTCGCGGAGGCCGCCGCTCGCGGTCACCAGGTCATCGCCGTGAGCCGCTCGCGCCCCACCGCGCCGATCCCGAACGTGACGTACGTCCACGGCGATGTCACCGACCCGGCAACGCTCTCGACGCCCGTCGAGGGCGCGGACGTCGTCGTGGCCGCGGTCGCCCCACGCGGCTCACGGGCCGACACCTGGCGCGAGGTGCACCGCACCATCGCACGGTTGGCCGACGCCGCCGGCGTACCCCTGTTCGTCGTCGGTGGCTACTCCTCGCTGCGCCCCGCTCCGGGGGCGGACCGCTTCGTCACCGACCTCAGCGACATCCCCGCAGAGCTCCACGACGAGATCCGCGGCGGAGCGGCGTTCGTCATCGAGGACCTGCCGGCCACGCCCGCGACACTCGACTGGGTCTTCGTCAGCCCACCGCGCGGGTTCGGCGCGCACGCGCCCGGCGAGCGGCTCGGCACCTACCGGCTCGGCGACGACGTCGCGGTCGCGCCGGAGGACGGCGGCGCGATCTCCGCCGCGGACTACGCCCTCGGGTTCGTCGACCTGATCGAGAAGGGAGACCACCACCGGGCCCAGGTCAATCTCGCCCACTGA
- the pknB gene encoding Stk1 family PASTA domain-containing Ser/Thr kinase — protein sequence MDATTADPLVGVLLDGRYRIRRRIARGGMATVYQAIDTRLERIVAIKIIHPKFAGNDAFRSRFDREAKTVAGLTHPNVVAVFDSGQHDGLPYLVMEYVPGRTLRDVLTARGRLSPTEAIEVAEPMLAALAAAHRAGLVHRDVKPENILIGEPDGPNDGPLHEPVVKVADFGLARAVEQTSDDTSGQLMATVAYVPPELVRTGQADTRSDVYSAGIVLFELVTGSVPFRGDDPTAVAYQHVEQDVPAPSSVLPGLPPALDEIVGRATRRDPEQRPADAGALLSRLRAARGDIEAGVRTVAHHTVLLPTARRPDRESQPVEAWQPRRPRIRRGALVAASVVVVLGLVAGVGGWWLGAGRYTQAPSLLAVGKQTAEHRAQQKGFHLRWAPARFSETTRRGLVLSQDPQPGGRVLAGGTITVVLSKGPERHTIPRLAGTDAGDASRQLGGWHLTVHRKQAYSSSVDIGDVISVRPEPGTVVRPGASVTLTVSKGAAPATVPDLTGQSADDAEGELSDMHLDVKVVQKESESVEAGDVISQRPKAGTGVELGATVTIVVSSGPPKVEVPDVTGMKYGEAKKKLSDAGFEVRGLGIPTDGATVRKQTPGGGSQEPKGSTITLWVI from the coding sequence ATGGACGCGACGACGGCCGACCCGCTGGTGGGCGTGCTGCTGGACGGGCGGTACCGGATTCGACGCCGGATCGCCCGCGGCGGCATGGCCACCGTTTACCAGGCGATCGACACCCGCCTGGAACGCATCGTCGCCATCAAGATCATCCACCCGAAGTTCGCCGGCAACGACGCGTTCCGGTCCCGGTTCGACCGCGAGGCGAAGACGGTCGCCGGGCTCACCCACCCCAACGTGGTCGCGGTGTTCGACTCCGGCCAGCACGACGGCCTGCCGTACCTGGTGATGGAGTACGTGCCGGGACGCACCCTGCGCGACGTGCTCACCGCCCGCGGCCGGCTCTCGCCGACCGAGGCGATCGAGGTGGCCGAGCCGATGCTCGCGGCGCTCGCCGCCGCGCACCGGGCCGGGCTGGTGCACCGCGACGTCAAGCCGGAGAACATCCTGATCGGCGAGCCGGACGGGCCGAACGACGGCCCGCTGCACGAGCCGGTGGTCAAGGTCGCCGACTTCGGCCTGGCCCGCGCGGTGGAGCAGACCAGCGACGACACCAGCGGCCAGCTGATGGCCACGGTCGCCTACGTGCCGCCCGAGCTGGTGCGCACCGGCCAGGCGGACACCCGCTCCGATGTGTACTCCGCCGGCATCGTGCTGTTCGAGCTGGTCACCGGGTCGGTCCCATTCCGCGGCGACGACCCGACCGCGGTCGCCTACCAGCACGTCGAGCAGGACGTACCGGCCCCGTCGAGCGTGCTGCCCGGCCTGCCGCCGGCGCTGGACGAGATCGTCGGCCGGGCCACCCGGCGCGACCCGGAACAGCGGCCGGCCGATGCCGGTGCGCTGCTGTCCCGGCTGCGGGCCGCGCGCGGCGACATCGAGGCCGGCGTGCGTACCGTCGCGCACCACACCGTGCTGCTGCCGACCGCACGCCGACCGGACCGCGAGTCGCAGCCGGTCGAGGCGTGGCAGCCGCGCCGCCCGCGGATCCGGCGCGGCGCGCTGGTCGCCGCGAGCGTCGTGGTGGTGCTCGGGCTGGTCGCCGGGGTCGGCGGCTGGTGGCTCGGCGCCGGCCGGTACACCCAGGCGCCGTCACTGCTCGCCGTCGGCAAGCAGACCGCCGAACACCGCGCCCAGCAGAAGGGTTTCCACCTGCGCTGGGCGCCGGCACGGTTCTCCGAGACGACCCGCCGCGGGCTGGTGCTCAGCCAGGACCCGCAGCCGGGCGGCCGGGTGCTGGCCGGCGGCACCATCACCGTGGTGCTGTCCAAGGGGCCGGAGCGGCACACGATCCCGCGGCTGGCCGGCACCGACGCCGGCGACGCGTCCCGCCAGCTCGGCGGCTGGCACCTGACCGTGCACCGCAAGCAGGCGTACTCGTCCTCGGTCGACATCGGCGACGTGATCTCGGTGCGGCCCGAGCCCGGCACGGTGGTACGGCCGGGGGCGTCGGTGACGCTGACCGTCAGCAAGGGCGCCGCGCCGGCGACCGTACCGGACCTGACCGGGCAGAGCGCCGACGACGCCGAGGGCGAGCTGTCCGACATGCACCTGGACGTCAAGGTGGTGCAGAAGGAGAGCGAGAGCGTCGAGGCGGGTGACGTGATCAGCCAGCGTCCGAAGGCCGGTACCGGCGTCGAACTCGGCGCCACCGTCACCATCGTGGTCAGCTCCGGCCCGCCCAAGGTCGAGGTGCCGGACGTGACCGGGATGAAGTACGGCGAGGCGAAGAAGAAGCTGTCCGACGCCGGGTTCGAGGTGCGCGGGCTGGGCATCCCCACCGACGGCGCGACGGTGCGCAAGCAGACCCCGGGCGGCGGCTCCCAGGAGCCGAAGGGCAGCACCATCACCCTGTGGGTGATCTGA
- a CDS encoding Rv2175c family DNA-binding protein: protein MTDTPNEPASWLPLPDVAERLDMPVNRVRQLIREGRLLALRREGVLKTPVDLIDSPMVLKHLPGVLTLLHDAGYNDEEAFRWLYTPDDSLPGAPAEALRDNRATEVKRRAQALGF, encoded by the coding sequence GTGACCGATACACCGAACGAACCGGCCTCCTGGCTGCCCCTGCCCGACGTCGCCGAGCGGCTCGACATGCCCGTGAACCGGGTGCGGCAGCTGATCCGGGAGGGCAGGCTGCTCGCGCTGCGGCGCGAGGGCGTGCTGAAGACGCCGGTCGACCTGATCGACTCGCCCATGGTGCTCAAACACCTCCCGGGGGTGCTCACCCTGCTGCACGACGCGGGGTACAACGACGAGGAGGCCTTCCGGTGGCTGTACACCCCGGATGATTCCCTCCCTGGTGCACCCGCGGAAGCGCTGCGTGACAATCGCGCGACCGAGGTGAAGCGCCGCGCCCAGGCCCTCGGTTTCTGA
- a CDS encoding oxidoreductase, with the protein MSDQQWMMGGDLAVGRIGYGAMKLTGWPRGDRPDRDTALAVLRRAVELGVNHIDTSNYYTRDGVAANELIRTALHPYPDDLVIVTKVGALVEGPDIGLPPAEQRGLTPDGLRRGVEANLRSLGVDRLDVVNLRLGDRGHPDIPLGKPLETLLALRDEGLIRHLGVSNVTPDQVAEARAIAPIACVQNMYNVAVRDDDPLVDACAEAGIAYVPFFPVGGFRPVTAERMDALAARHGATMPQVALAWLLARSPNVLPIPGTGSLAHLAENVAAGELRLTQEDLAELA; encoded by the coding sequence ATGAGTGACCAGCAGTGGATGATGGGCGGCGACCTCGCGGTCGGCCGCATCGGCTACGGGGCGATGAAGCTGACCGGGTGGCCGCGCGGGGACCGGCCCGACCGGGACACGGCGCTGGCGGTCCTGCGGCGAGCGGTCGAGCTGGGCGTCAACCACATCGACACGTCGAACTACTACACCCGGGACGGCGTCGCCGCCAACGAGCTGATCCGGACCGCGCTGCATCCGTACCCGGACGATCTGGTGATCGTGACGAAGGTCGGCGCGCTCGTGGAGGGGCCGGACATCGGGCTGCCGCCGGCCGAGCAGCGCGGCCTGACGCCGGACGGGCTGCGCCGCGGCGTCGAGGCCAACCTGCGCTCGCTCGGGGTCGACCGGCTGGACGTGGTGAACCTGCGGCTGGGTGACCGCGGGCACCCCGACATCCCGCTCGGCAAGCCGCTGGAGACGCTGCTCGCGCTGCGCGACGAGGGCCTGATCCGGCACCTCGGCGTCTCGAACGTGACCCCCGATCAGGTCGCCGAGGCCCGCGCGATCGCCCCCATCGCGTGCGTGCAGAACATGTACAACGTGGCGGTGCGGGACGACGACCCGCTCGTCGACGCCTGCGCCGAGGCCGGCATCGCCTACGTCCCGTTCTTCCCCGTCGGCGGCTTCCGCCCCGTCACCGCCGAACGCATGGACGCCCTCGCCGCCCGGCACGGCGCCACCATGCCGCAGGTGGCGCTGGCCTGGCTGCTGGCCCGGTCGCCCAACGTGCTGCCGATTCCCGGTACCGGTTCGCTCGCGCACCTCGCCGAGAACGTCGCGGCCGGTGAGCTGCGGCTGACCCAGGAGGACCTCGCCGAGCTGGCCTGA
- a CDS encoding winged helix-turn-helix transcriptional regulator, with amino-acid sequence MVTTSGGSVFYGSPYRADCPTRRILDRIGDRWTVLIVGALWDGDVRFSELRRRVEGISQKMLTQTLRALERDGLLVRRTVHPEVPVRVEYALTEAGRTLREPLRALEEWSIVHLTDVSASQDAYDRADRRDG; translated from the coding sequence GTGGTAACCACATCGGGCGGGTCGGTGTTCTACGGCAGCCCCTACCGCGCGGACTGCCCGACCCGCCGCATCCTCGATCGCATCGGCGACCGCTGGACGGTCCTGATCGTCGGCGCGCTCTGGGACGGCGACGTCCGGTTCTCGGAGCTGCGCCGGCGCGTCGAAGGCATCTCGCAGAAGATGCTGACCCAGACGCTGCGCGCGCTGGAACGGGACGGGCTCCTCGTGCGCCGCACCGTCCACCCCGAGGTTCCGGTCCGCGTCGAGTACGCGCTCACCGAGGCGGGCCGCACCCTGCGGGAGCCGCTGCGCGCGCTGGAGGAATGGTCGATAGTGCACCTGACCGACGTGTCGGCGTCGCAGGACGCCTACGACCGCGCGGACCGCCGGGACGGGTGA